One Mycolicibacterium rufum genomic window, GCACCGGAGGAACTGGCCGGACGCGCAGTACAGCGCGCTGGTGAACAGTTGCGCGGCTCTGTGCCGGCGGCTGGGCCAGCCCGCCGCACGAACGATCGGGCACAAGGAGTACGCCGGCCGGGCGCAGGGCAAGTGGGATCCCGGAGCGATCGACATGGACATGCTGCGCCGCGACATCGCCGATCGGATCGGTACGGCGCCGTCGCCGCCGACGCCGCGGCCCGGGGTGCCCGTCGGGTATTACGCCGACGTGCTGCTGTACCGCGGTTCGACGGGTCCGCAGGTGGCCGAACTCCAGCGACGCCTGAAGTACGCCTATTCCGCCTATGCCGGCGATCTGGACATCGACGGCGTCTTCGGGCCGGAGACCGAGGCGGCCGTGCGCGAATTCCAGCGTCGCACAGCAGGTCTGCGGATCGACGGGATCGTCGGTCCGGCCACGGCAGCCGCGCTGCGGCTGCGCCTGGTCAGCTCACCGGACTGACCTCGACCGGGATGCCGTTGAGGGCACCGTTACCCGAGGGCTCGTCGAGGAAGTCCGGCGGGGAGAGCACGTTGGTGTTGACGCCGGGGGAGCCGTTGGCGATACCGAGCCGGGTGCCGGGCTTGCCGTGGCCCCAGCCGTGCGGCATCGACACCACGCCCGGCTTGATCGCGTCGGTCAGCTCCACGGGGACCTCGATGCGGCCCCCGGCCGATGTGACCGCGACCCGGTCGCCGTCGGCGATGCCGCGTCGGCTCGCGTCGTCGCGGTGCATCAGCAGCGTGCAGCGGTCGCGCCCCTTCATCAACGGGCCGACGTTGTGCAACCAGGAGTTGTTGGAGCGCAGGTGCCGCCGGCTGACCAGCACCAGGTCGTCGGGTGCGCGGGTGAGCCGCCGCGCCAGCCGCGGCAGATCCTCGAGCAGGTAGGGCGGCGCCAGCCGGATCCTGCGATCGCTGGTGCCCAGCACCTCGGGGATGCGCGGCACCATCGGGCCGAAGTTGATGCCGTCGGGGTGCTGCCGGAGCTTCGCCAGCGTCAGCCCGTCGGGGTTCTCGCCGTACCGGTCGCCGAACGGACCGGTACGCAGCGTCAGATCCAGCGTGCGTTCCGGGCCGCCGTGGTCGTAGTGGGCCCGCACGGTGGCGCCGTCGAGGCCCTGGGTGAAACACAGGTAGTCGAAGAACCCGTCATCGATCGCGGCCACGTCGACGTCCTCGGCCGGTGTCCCGGTGCACAATCCGGTCAGCCGGATCAGGATCTCCCACTCGTCGGGCGCCTCCGGGTCGGGTCGGGCGAACACCGGCGGCGAGTAGTTGGCGATGCTGTTGATCGCGAAGTGCAGGATGAGGTCGTCGTGGTGGGGCTGCTCGAGAGGGGAGGGGCCGGGCAGGATCACGTCGGCGTGCCGCGTGGTCTCGTTGAGCCACAGGTCGATCGAGATCATCGCCTCCAGCTCGTCGAGCGCCTCGTCGAGCCGGTGGCCCACGGGGGTGGACAGCACCGGATTGCCGGCGACGGTGATCAGCGCTTTGATCTGTCCCTCGCCCGGTGTCGCGATCTCCTCGGCCAGACAGGACACCGGCACCTGGCCGAGCACCTCCTTGGCGCCGCGCACCCGGGTGCGGTAGCGGCCGAAATCGGCGACGCCGTCCTCGAGACCCGGGATGGGCTGCTCGGTCACCGACCACGCGGCGGCGGTGGGGAACATCGCGCCGCCGGGGACGTCGAAGTGGCCGGTGAGGATGTTCACCACGTCGACGAGCCAACTCGCCAGGCTGCCGAATTCTTGATTGCAGGTACCGATCCGGCCGTACACGACGGCGCGCGGCGTCGCGGCGAGTTCGCGGGCGAGGGCGCGGATGCGGTCGGCGGGAAGCCCTGTCACCTCAGCCACCCGCTCGGGCGGCCAGTCGGCGGCGACCGCGCCGAGGGTGTCGAGACCGTCGAGGTGGGGCGCCAACGATCCGACGTCGACGAGGTGCTCGTCGAACAGCGTGTGGGCGACGGCGAGGAGCAGCGCGGCATCGGTGCCCGGGGTGATCGGCAGCCACTCGTCGGCGCGCTCCGCGGTGGCGGTGCGCACCGGGTCGACGACGATCACCTTGCCGCGCTGCCGGACGGCGCGGATCAGCCCCATCACATCCGGTGCCGCCAGCAGCGATCCCTGCGACGCGGCGGGGTTGGCGCCCATGATGACCAGCAGATCGGTCCGTTCGATGTCGGGCACCGGGAAGCTCCACCACCCGCCGTACATCAGATGCGAGGACAGGTTCTTCGGCCACTGATCGACCGTGCCCGGCGAGTAGGTCAGCGGCATGCCCGACAGCCCCAGCAGGATGCCGGCGTAGCGCGCCAGCGAGAACGAGTGGGCGAGCGGGTTGCCGGTGTAGGCGGTGACCGCGCCGATCCCGTACTTCTCGATGATCGGTGCCAGCAGCTCGGTGCACCGCCGGAACGCGGTGTCCCAGTCGACCTCGTACCACTGATCGTCGATCTTGATCATCGGCCGCCGGATCCGGTCGGGATCGGAGTGCAGCGCGCCCAGCGACGCCCCCTTCGGGCACATGTGGCCGCGGCTCCAGACGTCGTTTCGGTTGGGCCGCACGCTCGCGACGTGTCCGTGCTCGACGCGGATCTCCAAGCCGCACATCGCTTCACACAGCGGACAGGTGTAGAGGTGCAGTCCGTCCTCGCCGATCCCGGCCAGCTGCCTGTGTGTCTGCGTCATCGACTCCGAACCCCGTCCCCGTGGTGTTGTGACAGACTGTATCGACAATCTTCAGGGAAGGGACCCGGAATCGATGGACGGGGCAGCGCCGGTACGGCGGCGTCATCACGGATCGCGCCGCGACCCGGCGATCGACGACGCCGTCCTCGACGCCGCTCGCGCGCTGCTGGTGACCCGCGGGTACGCGGCCACGTCGATCGACCTGATCGCCGCGACGGCGAAGGTCAGTCGGCCGGCGATCTATCGGCGGTGGCGCACCAAGGCCCACCTCATCCACGAGGCGGCCTTCCCTGATCTGGGCCCTGACCCGTGCGCCGACGACCTGACCGCGGAGATCACCCGGCTGTGCCGCGGCGCCCTGTCGATGTACGCTGATCCTGTTGTGCGCGAAGCGGTTCCGGGGCTATTGCATGATCTGCGGATGGAGCCTGCGATGCGCCGGCTGCTCAACGACCGGTTGGAGGCGGCGGCGCGGCGGCAGTTGGCGACCCAGCTGGCTGGCGCCCCCGACGCACGGTCGGGGGTCGACGCCGACACCGTGATGGACGCAATCGCCGGAGCGGCCTGGTACGCGGTGTGCGTCCGCAAGGTGACCGACCTCGACCGGGCCGCGGAGAGCCTGGCCGATCTCGTCTGCCACGGCGTGCTGCGCGGCGATTAGAGCCGGCCCACCTCGCGTAGCCCGTCGACGGTGTCGGCGATCGTCTCGGCCGGGTCGCGCCAGTGCAGACCGAAGTCGCGGGCGCTCGGAGCGTCGTCCGAGGCCGGCATCTGCGTGTAGTACTGCATCGCCGCGGAGTTGATCGGCGTCTCGAAGGGCAGGAACGGTCCGACGACGTCGAAGAGACGGCCGGCGCTGCGCAGCGCCACATCGGGCACCGGGACCACCGCGAGCGTGCGCTCGGCCGCGTCGCCGATCATGTGCGCCAGCTCGTCCACCGAAACCCGTTGTCCTCCGGCCATATAGCGGCGCGGGCCCCGGCCGGGCTCCAGGAGGGCGACGTGCAGTGCGGCCAGATCGCGGACATCGATGACGATCCATCCGGCGCCGCGGCCCGGCACGCTGCGCATCTTGACCGCCGCCTCCACGCCCTCGGCGGCCTCGCCGAACTGATCGCCGGCGGGCGGGCCGAGCACCATCCCGGGATAGGTGATGTTCACCGGCGCCCCGGCGTCCTGCAGGCCGCGCGCGTAGGCCTCGACCGCCGCCTTGGACCGGCCGTACCCGTCACTGCCGCCGACCACCGGCAGATCCGCGGTCAGCACCTCGAGGTCCGGACGGAACAGCGCGGTGAAACTCGAGACGTGCACGATGGGGTCGATGCCGGCGGCGACGGCCGCGCCGAGCACGTTGCGGGCGCCTTCCAGATTGGTGTGGAGCATCTCGTCGGCGCGGCTGGGGTCAGTCGACACCATTGCCGCACAATGGATCACGGCATCGCAGCCGTCGAGCGCGGCGGAGGTGCTCTGCGCATCGGCGATGTCGCCGAGCACGTGGTCGCCGATGTCGACGCCGATCTTCTCGGCGCTGGTGCTCAGCCGCCCGGCGTTGCGGACCAGGAAGCGCACGTCGTGCCCGGCGTCCTGCGCGGCCTTGGCAGTCCAGGCGCCGACGAAGCCGGTGCCGCCGGTGATCAGTACCTTCATCTACCCTCCGGTTCCACGACGCGCCCTATACCCGTTTCGTCCGCGCGTCTCACCCGCCGACGTGCTGGATCTGGATCAGATTGCCACACGTGTCATCGAGCACCGCCGTGGTGACCGGGCCCATGTCGGTGGGCTGCTGGGTGAAGCGCACGCCGAGTCCTCGGAGCCGGTCGTACTCGGCCGCGACATCGTCGACGTCGAAAGCGGTGAACGGGATGCCGTCGGCCACCAGTGCCTCCTTGAACGGTCGGGCGGCGGGATGCTCGTCGGGTTCGAGCACGAGTTCGACGCCGTCGGGACCGTCCGGTGAAACGACCGTGATCCACCGGTGCGGCCCCATCGGCACGTCGTGCTTGGGCAGGAAACCGAGCACATCGGTGTAGAAGCGCAACGCCTTGTCCTGGTCGTCGACGAGCACGCTCGTCAGGCTGATTCTCATGGCGATCCTCCCCGGTCGTGGAGCCACCGCACCGTGATCTCCTGCAGCGGTGCGGTGTTGAGGTAGTGGAACTTGTATCTGCCGTCACGGCGGGTTTCGACCAGCCCGGCGGCCTCGAGCACGTCGAGGTGCTGCGAGATCGCCTGGCGGGACGATCCCAGGCCGTGTCGGGTGGTCAGACGGGCCCGGATCTCGAAGAGGGTCTGGCCATCGCGCTCGGCCAGCTCATCGAGAATGGTGCGCCTGGTGGGGTCGGCCAGAGCCTTGAAGACGTCGGCCTTGAAGACGTCGCCCACCTCGCGACTATAGGCAAGTGATCACTTGCCTGTCAATGGCGGGTGACGCTCACGCCGGATTCCCGTTCCGGTCGGGCCACTCGGCGAGCGTGCTGGCGGCCTCGGCCGTCGAGCGAAGGAAGTCCAGCAGCACGGCATCCGGATCGGTCGCGGTGCGCACGGCGCGGTAGGGGAGGACGTACTCGCCCAGGTCGGTGTCGAAGGAGGCCGCGGCGGGCGTCACGTCCCACTGCTCGAAGCCGGCGGGCTGCGGGTAGGCGTAGGAGTAGAAGACGCCTTCGTCGGCCCCTCCCGGCCAGTACCCGGCGCTGGACACCTCGTCGCTGTAGGCGTCGACCATCACGGAGTCCGGGCAGTTGGGGACGCCGCCGGGATGCACCGGTGCGCTCCGTCCGGAGAATCGCGTGACCGCCAGGTCGAAGGCTCCCCAGAAGAAGTGCACGGGGCTGACCTTCCCGCGGAAGTCGGCGCGGAAGGCGGTGAAGACCCGATGCGCACTGACCAGCGACCGCCAGAACGCGTTCATCGCCTGCGGGTCGTAGCTCGCGTGGACGGTGTCGTCGGCGAACGGGATGACCTCAGGGAGCTCGACCGGAGTCCCGACGATCGGTATGTCGACGTCGAGGTCTGCGAGCAGACCGCGGAACTCGGCGTAGAAGTCCGCGACGGAACGCGGTTCGAGGGCCATGGACCGGTGCGTTCCGTCCGTGACGCGGAGGTGCAGACGGTGCTCGACGAAGTCGAACGTCACCTCGAACGCGCGCGGCGCATACGGGATCAGTGACGTGGTGAGTCCGGTGGCGGTGACGTAGAGCGGCACCTCCCACCAGTGGTTGATGTGCACGGTGGCCGCCATGCGCACCTTGCCGACGATCTGGGTCCACAGGTGCACGGTGTCGCGGGTGTCCTGCCAGCCGGCGAGGGGGAGTTCCGGCCAGGCGAGCGATGTCTGAGCGTCGGTCATGGCTCCATCTTGGTCGAGGTGTGCGCCGGCAGCGCCGGAACCGGGTGCAGAGGTCCTTCCGTCCCGTCGAGTTGACGGCCGTCAATGTGTTGTCGGATGTGCCCGCCCGGTCGGGTCGGCTGCTCTACATTGGCCGAATGTCCTCGCCGCGTCCGCCGCTCATCGAAAGCCCCGCCGATCTGACCGCCGAGTGGCTCACCACCGCCCTGGGCCGCGGCACCGTCGCCGACTTCAGCGTCACCCGCATCGGCACCGGGCAGATGAGCGAGTGCTACCGCGTCGCCCTCGATTACGCCGACGGTGAACAGGGTCCGGCGTCGGTGGTGCTCAAGGTGGCGGCGGCCGATCCGAGCAGCCGTCAGACCGGCCTGGCGATGGGGCTCTACGAACGCGAGGTGCGCTTCTACTCCGACATCGCGCCGGGGCTCGGCGGCCCCGTCGCCCCCTGTCACCATGCGGCCTACGATCCGGCGACCGGCGTCTTCGATCTGCTCCTCGACGACGCGGCCCCGGCCACCGTCGGAGACGAGATCCGCGGCGCCAGCGGCGAACAGGCCGCCTTGGCGCTGCGCCAGCTCGGGCTGGTGCACGGCCCGCTGCTGGGCGACGAGGCGCTGGCCGGTGCGGAGTGGATCAACCGGGAGTCGCCGGTCAACCAGGGCCTGATGAGTGCGCTCTATGCCGGCTTCATCGACCGGTATCGCGATCAGGTGGCGCCCGAACACCGAGAGGTGTGCGAGCGGTTCGTGGCCTCCTTCGACGCCTACTCCGCCGCAGAGGACACCGCCGGCGGCCGCCGTGGACTGGTCCACGGCGACTACCGACTGGACAACATGCTGTTCGGGCAGGACGGCGCCGATCGGCCGCTGACCGTGGTGGACTGGCAGACCGTCACCTGGGGTCCGGCGTTCACCGACGTCGCCTACTTCCTCGGGTGCGCGCTGCCGACCGAGCAACGGCGCGCCCACTACGACGACCTGCTCGCCGCCTACCACGAGGCACTGGGACCCGCCGCGGGCGTCACCCTCGACGAGGTCCGCGAGGGTGTGCGCCGGCAGAGCTTCTTTGGTGTGCTGATGGCGATCGTGTCGCCGATGCTCGTTGCGCAGACCGAGCGCGGCGACGAGATGTTCATGGCGATGATCGCCCGGCATTGCCAACACGTGCTCGACACCGACGCACTGTCGCTGCTGCCGGCGCCCTCGACCCCCGAGCCCCTGCAGCCGGAGGCGTCCGACGAGGGTCGCCACCCGCCGACCGACGAACCGCTGTGGAGCGAGAGTTGGTACTTCGACTTCGCCGACGCGGCCCAGCGCGTCGGCGGCTGGATCCGCCTCGGGATCATCCCGAACCAGGGACATGCGTGGATCAACGGTCTGCTGTGCGGACCGGGTATGCCGACCGTCGCGGTGCTCGATTTCGAGGCCCCGCTGCCGCAGGATCACACCCGGGTGCGGTCCGAGACCGCCGAACTCGCCATGGACGTCGTCGAACCCCTTGCGGTGTACCGTGTCTCGCTGCATGGCCGAGGCGCGGCGTATGACGATCCCGCGGCGCTGCTGCGCGGTGAGACGGGACGTCCCGTGGAGCTGACGATGGACCTGACGTGGACGACCGTCGGCGCCGCCTACCAGTACCGGGTGTCGCCCCGCTATGAGATCCCGTGCCAGGTGACCGGCACGGTGACCGTGGACGGGCAGCCGTATGCATTCACCGATGTGGTAGGGCAGCGCGACCATTCGTGGGCGTCGCGTGACTGGTGGAGCATGGACTGGGTGTGGAGCGCGCTGCATCTGGACGATGGCACGCATCTGCACGGGGTCGACATCCGCATCCCCGGAGCGCCGCCGTTGTCGGTCGGCTATGAGCAGAGCCCGGGCGGCCCGCTGGTGGAGCTCGCCACGGTTGACGCGCGAGAAACCATGTGGGACAACGAGTTACCGATCTCCGGGGAGGTCGTCTACGGCGACCTCGGCGCGACGGTCACGGTCCTCGGGCACGCACCTGTGTTGCTCACCTCGCCGGACGGCCGGCTGAGCCGGTTCCCTCGAGCGTGGGGATCCGTGGTCACCTCCGACGGACGCACGGGCGTCGGCTGGATCGAGTGGAACCGCAGCCAGGGCTGATTCCGGTCACGAAGCCGTCTAGCTCACCCGCTGACCTATCATGGCCGAGCTCACACAGTGTTCTGGACCGCGCGTGACGCGGCATGCTGGAGCTGTCCGTACGCCTGGCGCGTGTGTTCGGCGAGCGCGGGCACATCGCCGATCGCGGCGCTGTTCGCGACGAACCCGAAATCCATGTGTCCGCAGTACGAGCTCAACGTCATGTTCAGGCCGATCGCGGCGGCCAGCGCCGACACGGGGAAGATGCCGGTGAGCGCCGCGCCGTTGAGGTAACGGGTGTCGTTGCTGCCCGGCACATTCGAGATGACCAGGTTGCACGCCGGGCGACCCACGCGGTCGAGATGAGTCGATGCGCCGGCGCCCGCGAGGGCGACCAGCGCGACGGCGTAGGTCATCGCCGCGTCGGTCGACAGAGCCCCGAGTTCCTTCTTGGCGGTGGCGACCGAATGGGCCACCTGGTGCAGCCTGTCGGTCATCGTCGCCTCCGGTTGCCCGAGGCGGACGAACATCGCCGAGACCTTGGTGCCCACGGTGATGTCGCCGTCTCCGCGCAGCGACACCGGACACATCGCGATGAGTTCGTGGGCGTAGGCCTGATCCGTCTCACGCAGGTAGGCGTGCAGACCGTGGTCGATCACGGCGGCCGCGACATCGTTGAGCGTCGCGCCGTGGTGGTGGGCGATCCGGTGCATCTCCTCCAGCGGCAGTGAGAGGGTGGCGAAGCCGCGGGCCTGCTGCAAGGGTGCGTTGGTCGGGGCGCGGCCGGCGACGAACGGCAGACTGCCCTCCACATGCGCGCCGAGTGCCGCGCTGAGCGCCTTGCGCACAGCGCCGCGCGAGATCTGGTTCACCGCACCGACTTGCGTGAGCACTCCGTGCACGGCATCGGAGAGGCGCCGCAGCGCCGGCGGTGGCGCCGTGGAGGACGGCGGCGGACCGGGCAACGCGAACGCGGGCGCCGGGATGGCGTCGTCGGGGGACAGGCTCAGACCGTCGTACAGTCTCTTGAGACCGGACACGCCGTCGATGATGCTGTGGTGGGTCTTGGTGTAGATCGCGAATCGGCGGCCAGGGACCCCGTCGATGATCCAGCACCGCCACAGTGGCCGGTTGCGGTCGAGCATCGGTTCGTGCAGGTCGGCGACGAGGTGCAGCAGATCGTCGTAGGAACTCCCGGCCGGCAGCGACAGGTGCTGGACGTGGTAGTGCGGATCCCAGGTCTGCACGTCACGGAAGTGCGGCATGCCGGCGCCGAGGAGTTCCGGCACGTAGGTGAAGGGCGGTCGAGGCCGGCGGCTGCGGTAGTCCGCGACCACCTCCGAGACCAGAGTTCGCCGGCGGGGCGGCTTCTGGAACAGCATCAGCGCTCCGACGTGCGTGGTACCGCCCGGGGTCTCCATCAGCAGCCAGGCGAGGTCGAGCGGGGGAATGGCCGTGCTCATCGTGGTGTACCTCCACTTCGGGCCACACCCCGCAGCGCAGAGTGTGCCCGAACCGCGCCGTGCGCGCAGCAGATCGGCGACGGAACGGGTGACGTCCTGCCGTCAGCCCGGCCGCGACATCTCGAACCGTGGGCCGATCTCGAAGTACGTCGCCGGGCCACCGCCCCGCAAGATGGGCTGGGGGCCTGCGGTGTCGTAGACCCCGTCGACCAGGCAGTCGCGGTCGATGTGGACGGCGACGACCTCGCCGAGCACCAGCCACGTGTCGATGTCGGCGCCGGCGGCGTCGCGGAGCCGGATCAGCTGGGACAGTCGGCACTCGAAGTTCACCGGACTCTCCCGCACGCGTGGCGGGGCGACCGCGACCGAGTCCACGGGGGTGAGACTGCCGAGGTCGTACTCGTCGACGTCCGTATCGACCATGGCCGCGGTCTCGTTCATGGCGTGAGCCAGGGGCCGTGTCGCGAGGTTCCACACGAACTCGCCCGTCGCCTCGACGTTGGCGACGCTGTCCTTCCATCCGATGGAGGCGAACCCGATCACCGGTGGCTGGTAATTGAATCCGTTGAAGAAGCTGTAGGGCGCCAGATTGCGGACGCCGTCGGCGCTCAGCGTGGAGATCCAGCCGATCGGGCGGGGCCCGACGACGGCGTTGAACGGATCGTGGGGCAGTCCGGTTCCGTCCGCGGTTCGGTAGAAATGGGCGTCGGGGAGGGCCAACGGTGTCTCCGATCTTCCGGTGCGGCTGTTCTGGGGCACGCCACAGCGATTCTCATCCGCCGCGAGCCTCGCTCAACGGCCGGCGAACTTCGACAGATACAGCCACGTCGGCCGGTATCCGCGTCGCTCATAGAGTCGCAGGGCGTCGTCGTTGCCGGCCAGTGCACCCAGCACGATGTCGGCGGCGCCCACCGCACCCAGGTGTTCCTCGAGCCGCCGCAACAGTTCGGAGCCGAGGCCGCTGCCACGGAAATCGGGTGACACGCTCAGTGACTCGATCTCGCCGATGCGTGGTCCCGTCACCCAGGTGTCGGGGATCCAGCTGTCCTCGACCGCCATCACGTGCGCGAGCCCATAGCCGATGAGCTCGTTGCCGCTCGACGCGAGCAGCAGGAGCGTGTCGGGGTCGGCGAGCACCCGAGCGTAGAGGGTGCGGCGCACGCGCCACGTCTCGGCGTCGGTCACATAGGGCGCGAGCTCGGGCATGCTCTCGACGTGGCGGTGGTGCACCGCGACCCACAACGGTTCCAGTGCGTCGAGATCGGCCGGGCCGCCGACGCCGATCTCCCATTCCGCCATGCGACGACGGTATGCCGCCCATGTCGTGGCGACAACTGGATTCGTCCGTGGGCGCGTACCGGGGCGACGAGGGAAGGCGCGCCAGGGGGCGAAGGTCCCGAAAAGTGAAGTACTTGGATACTGAGGACACGCCGTTGCGGCGGTCTAGCGTTTGCTCTGGTGAGTCTCCGGGACGCCGGACAGGGGGAGAGCGCATGACGATTCTCGACGACGAGCGCCTGCAGTGGGTGTCGCAAGCGCGATGCCGGGATTTCGATCCGGACGAACTGTTCGTTCGCGGGGCCGCGCAGAGACAGGCCGTGCTCATCTGCCGCCACTGTCCCGTCGTGAACCAGTGCGCCGCCGAGGCCCTCGACAACCGATTGGAGTTCGGCGTCTGGGGCGGGATGACCGAGCGACAGCGCCGAGCGCTGCTGAAAACCAATCCGAATGTGACGTCGTGGGCTGAGTACTTTGCCGCGCACCGCACCACGCGGGCCGGCAGTCGGCCCGCCTAGCGGCCCATCCGGGCTCTCTCAACCGCGCCCTGTTCGTCACATGAGCTTGTGCGGGGTGCCCGGCTTTCCGTTGGCGCCGTTGCGCCCGAGCTTTCCTCCGGCTCCGCCGATCCCTGCCGCGCCGCCCTTGGCCGTGCCGGACGTGGTGGCGTCGCCGCCGTCGCCACCGTCACCACCCTTGCCGGTCAGACCGGTCGAGTCCCCGCCGTGACCGCCGGCGCCGCCGGTCGCCGAGCCTTTGCCGGTCGATGCGCTGCCGCCGTTGCCGCCCTTGCCGCCCTGAGCCGACTGTCCGGCCTCGCCGCCGTTGCCGCCCCTACCGCCCGTGGCCGTGGAGTCGCCGGCCGCGGTGGCCGTCCCGCCGATGCCGCCGGAACCGCCGGTGCCACCGACGGACGACACGCCCCCGGCGCCGCCGGCGCCACCGACGGCCGCACCGCCCGTGCCGCTCGTCGCTGTGCCGCCGTCTCCGCCCCGTCCACCGATACCCCGAGCCGCATGGTTCAGGCCGCCTTCGCCGCCGGAGCCGCCGTTGGCGCCTCCGTTCACCGACGTGGCGTTGCCGCCCCGGCCGCCGGCGCCGGCGTGGCCGCCGAACGTCCCTCCCGCGCCGCCCGCGCCGCCGGCGCCGCCCGTGGCGTCGCCTTCGTTGACGGTGGTGGTGGCCGGGTTGTCGGCGACGGAGTTCGTGACGTCAGCGCCGGCGCCGCCGTCGCCGCCGTTCCCGAAGAAGCCGGCGTCTCCGCCCGCGCCGCCGGCGCCTCCGTTGATTCCCGCCTGACCGGCGCCGCCGTCGCCACCGTTCCCGAAGTAGAGGCCGGCTTTGCCTCCGGAACCTCCGTTCGCCCCGTTGCCGCCATCACCCCCGAGGAAGCCGCCGTTCTGGCCGTCGCACGCGGTTCCGCTGCAGTCCGCGGGCGCGTCGGCGCCGTTACCGATGAGCCAGCCATCGGGTCCGATGATCGGACGCAACGATGTCGACGACGCATGCGCGGCGCTACCTGCCGTCACATGGTTCGCGCCGCCCAGACAGTCCGCGCCCACGACCGCGCAGTCCTGGCTGGTCGACGCCAGTTGCACCTCGTAGGTGACAGCCGGCGCCGCATGGCTCGGTCCCAGAGACAGAGCGCCGGCGCAGGCCATCGCCGCACCCGCGACACCGGCGATGACGGCGGATTTCACGGAGATGCGCATCGGTGTCGAGCACGTCGAGGCGCGGCAGTATTCGGGCAAGGGAGTGTCTCCTTGTGACTCGGGAGCGGAACGTAGGACAGCGTGAGGCGTCCGTGCCGGGCATCGCAGTGGCTGCTGTTGTTCGAGCGTCGAGACCGAATTTAACGCGGTCGGAGATGAGGAGCCTTGTCTCCAAGGACAATCACAGCCAACTCATGGCCGGTGACAGGCTTGCTCGATGCGGGTCTCTGCGGACGTGCGCTGTGCGCGTGCGCCTCCTGGGGCCATACGTCTTCCCATCTGACTTGCGAATAGCGATGTAAGAAAACGCATTTCGCTCTGTCTACCGCCGCGGTAGATCAAAAGCATTGTCGGACAGTGATGTCACGTGACCGCTTCCTGTCAAACAGTGCGGCAGCTGAGCTCCATGCTGTCCCCGCCCCGGACGGGGAAGCTCACGGTGACATAGCCGTGCGCCGGATCCCGCATGCGATCCAGATACGGCGCCAGGCCGGGCATCGACGTGTTGTCGGCGACGACGAGCGCACCGGAGGACAGCCGGGGCTCGAGGAGCTCGAGCACCGGCAGATACAACTCTTTCCACCCGTCCAGCAGAACGAAATCGACCGCCCCCTCGAGGGTGGGCAACGTCTCGAGCGCGTCCCCGGCCAACACCGTGACGAGATCGTCGAGGCCGGTCGCGATGAAGGTCTCGGTGGCGGCGGCGACCTTGGCCGCACTGAGCTCGGTGG contains:
- a CDS encoding TetR/AcrR family transcriptional regulator; protein product: MDGAAPVRRRHHGSRRDPAIDDAVLDAARALLVTRGYAATSIDLIAATAKVSRPAIYRRWRTKAHLIHEAAFPDLGPDPCADDLTAEITRLCRGALSMYADPVVREAVPGLLHDLRMEPAMRRLLNDRLEAAARRQLATQLAGAPDARSGVDADTVMDAIAGAAWYAVCVRKVTDLDRAAESLADLVCHGVLRGD
- a CDS encoding peptidoglycan recognition protein family protein, which translates into the protein MPSVWRGDPLWLADVLRAEGLDVVELTGWRRRGHGVFSDMRGVMVHHTGSNSATAQSIAAGRPDLPGPLSQLHIARDGTVTVVAAGVAWHAGVGMYPWLPANMGNWHTIGIECANTGTSPSAPHRRNWPDAQYSALVNSCAALCRRLGQPAARTIGHKEYAGRAQGKWDPGAIDMDMLRRDIADRIGTAPSPPTPRPGVPVGYYADVLLYRGSTGPQVAELQRRLKYAYSAYAGDLDIDGVFGPETEAAVREFQRRTAGLRIDGIVGPATAAALRLRLVSSPD
- a CDS encoding DUF5996 family protein gives rise to the protein MTDAQTSLAWPELPLAGWQDTRDTVHLWTQIVGKVRMAATVHINHWWEVPLYVTATGLTTSLIPYAPRAFEVTFDFVEHRLHLRVTDGTHRSMALEPRSVADFYAEFRGLLADLDVDIPIVGTPVELPEVIPFADDTVHASYDPQAMNAFWRSLVSAHRVFTAFRADFRGKVSPVHFFWGAFDLAVTRFSGRSAPVHPGGVPNCPDSVMVDAYSDEVSSAGYWPGGADEGVFYSYAYPQPAGFEQWDVTPAAASFDTDLGEYVLPYRAVRTATDPDAVLLDFLRSTAEAASTLAEWPDRNGNPA
- a CDS encoding VOC family protein, producing MRISLTSVLVDDQDKALRFYTDVLGFLPKHDVPMGPHRWITVVSPDGPDGVELVLEPDEHPAARPFKEALVADGIPFTAFDVDDVAAEYDRLRGLGVRFTQQPTDMGPVTTAVLDDTCGNLIQIQHVGG
- a CDS encoding ArsR/SmtB family transcription factor encodes the protein MGDVFKADVFKALADPTRRTILDELAERDGQTLFEIRARLTTRHGLGSSRQAISQHLDVLEAAGLVETRRDGRYKFHYLNTAPLQEITVRWLHDRGGSP
- a CDS encoding molybdopterin-dependent oxidoreductase; translation: MTQTHRQLAGIGEDGLHLYTCPLCEAMCGLEIRVEHGHVASVRPNRNDVWSRGHMCPKGASLGALHSDPDRIRRPMIKIDDQWYEVDWDTAFRRCTELLAPIIEKYGIGAVTAYTGNPLAHSFSLARYAGILLGLSGMPLTYSPGTVDQWPKNLSSHLMYGGWWSFPVPDIERTDLLVIMGANPAASQGSLLAAPDVMGLIRAVRQRGKVIVVDPVRTATAERADEWLPITPGTDAALLLAVAHTLFDEHLVDVGSLAPHLDGLDTLGAVAADWPPERVAEVTGLPADRIRALARELAATPRAVVYGRIGTCNQEFGSLASWLVDVVNILTGHFDVPGGAMFPTAAAWSVTEQPIPGLEDGVADFGRYRTRVRGAKEVLGQVPVSCLAEEIATPGEGQIKALITVAGNPVLSTPVGHRLDEALDELEAMISIDLWLNETTRHADVILPGPSPLEQPHHDDLILHFAINSIANYSPPVFARPDPEAPDEWEILIRLTGLCTGTPAEDVDVAAIDDGFFDYLCFTQGLDGATVRAHYDHGGPERTLDLTLRTGPFGDRYGENPDGLTLAKLRQHPDGINFGPMVPRIPEVLGTSDRRIRLAPPYLLEDLPRLARRLTRAPDDLVLVSRRHLRSNNSWLHNVGPLMKGRDRCTLLMHRDDASRRGIADGDRVAVTSAGGRIEVPVELTDAIKPGVVSMPHGWGHGKPGTRLGIANGSPGVNTNVLSPPDFLDEPSGNGALNGIPVEVSPVS
- a CDS encoding SDR family NAD(P)-dependent oxidoreductase, whose translation is MKVLITGGTGFVGAWTAKAAQDAGHDVRFLVRNAGRLSTSAEKIGVDIGDHVLGDIADAQSTSAALDGCDAVIHCAAMVSTDPSRADEMLHTNLEGARNVLGAAVAAGIDPIVHVSSFTALFRPDLEVLTADLPVVGGSDGYGRSKAAVEAYARGLQDAGAPVNITYPGMVLGPPAGDQFGEAAEGVEAAVKMRSVPGRGAGWIVIDVRDLAALHVALLEPGRGPRRYMAGGQRVSVDELAHMIGDAAERTLAVVPVPDVALRSAGRLFDVVGPFLPFETPINSAAMQYYTQMPASDDAPSARDFGLHWRDPAETIADTVDGLREVGRL